From the genome of Oryza glaberrima chromosome 1, OglaRS2, whole genome shotgun sequence:
CGGGCGCAACTAACAACTGCCGATGCCATCCATGTGAGTGTTTGACCTCGCTGAAGGTAGTAATATTCATGTGCGACTATAGTATTTATTTTACTAGTGTGCTGAATGTGCGGTTGTATGCTTTAGGACTTTGTTCAGTCTCGGTTGCCTGGAACTTGTTGTCTATGTTGGATCTTACCGTGTgattgttggtttttttttttttgagaagatGATATTCTTCTGTGATTGGGTTACATTCCCTGTCAATCAAATATGGGCCACCTTGTTCGTTGGCTCCTGCTCGGTGTGGGCCGTATGTGGCCCTTTGAGAGCCCAACTAGTACTTTACGCATTCGACagtaggaataagtccatttgcCTCCCTCAATTCTTGCCCTTTGTCGAATTACATCCCTCAACCACGAAACCGGGTATATTATCTCCCCTAAATattaaaaccagtacaaaacaactcccttggtggtttttgacagtggttttgttgacgtggcatcctagtcatcgaaaaaatttaaaaaatacgtgagggcccacatgtaagtggcaTTTctattcttcctctcctccaccactctcctctcttctttcccttctctctcctcgaACAGAGCACGGCAAGGAGAGGCGCCGGAGGCGCCGGAGGTGTGGGAACCGCCGAAGGATGCGGGCGCACGCCGCGAGGGAGAGgatcgccggccgcggcgcccgcACGGGGAGGGTTCACCTGCCACAGCGTCGATCTGCTCGGCCGACAATGCATCCTCCCGCTGTCTATTCGCGCCACCGACCTCCGGCAAAATACATAAGCTCATCAAGCTACCTTTCGAAGAGCATGTCATGTGCTGACTGTGGAGTGCAAAAGATTGAGCTTTCACCTAAAACACTTGGAGGGGGATAAACCGGCGACCATCCATGGAGCAGCAGGAGTAACAACTGAAGATGATCATGATCCATCCCAACAAGTCGCCGGAGCAAGTAGTAGCCTCTTTCGAGCTTTGACATCGCACGAGGAAAAATCATACATAAAAACCCCCATGAAGAACAACCAGCAGTAACAAAAGCATCCCCCCTCCATTAGCTGCATGTCCCTTCCTGgaattctccttttcttctccaaaGAGACAACGTGAGACGCATGGATGAACAATTGGCGGTGCGCCTACTACTTCCCGGACTCCTCATCGGACTCGCCGTCATCGCGGTCAtcctccccgtcctcctgctACTATTGATGGTGTTGGTGATGGTGGTGCGGGTGTGGCAGTTGACCAGCGGCACTGGCGCCGCCGACCTGGTGGTAGAACTGGCTGAGCGACCGGGCGAAGAGCACACCAATGTGGCCGTCCTGTGAGAGTCCTAGCTCTAGCCccggcatggccgccgccgcgtgggcgGCGAACATGGTCGCAAACCCGATGTGGCACCGGCgaacgccgcggcggcagcccacatgtggtggtggtggtggtgcgaccTGGAGAGGGCGCAGTTTGgggaagagagggagggtgCGACGGATGTCAGCGCCGACACCCGTCCCCGTGGCAGTGACGATTGCCAGCTCCGCCTGCTGGAGCAGCCACTGGACGGTCTCACCGTCGGACTTGTGGCCGAGCTCCCGCGTTAGCTGGAAGATTCGGGCGGCACACAACGTCGGCATCCGGATCCGTCGTCCCCGGCCGTCCACCTTGGTGTGCCGGTCCTTGTTCGAGCTCCGCTTCGGCCCTAGCCCCTacatcctcctctccccccccccccccccgccgccaccaccacctgcatctgctgctgctgatagCGGATCCTCTCCCTCGCGGCGTGCGCTCGCATCCTCCGACGGTCCCCACATCTTCCGCCCCTCCAGCGCCTCCCTTGTCCggaaagagagaaggggaaggagagaggagagtggtggaggagaggaagaatagAAAtgccacttacatgtgggccctcatgtatttttttaatttttttcgatgactaggatgccacgtcagcaaaaccactgTCAAAAACCACTAAGAGAGTTgttttgtactggttttaacACTTAGGGGAGGTAATATACCcagttttacggttgagggatgtAATTCGATAAAGGGGAAgaattgagggaggcaaaatggacttattcatTCGACAGCATGTCCAATATGAACTATTCTGGCAGGGGAGTACCTATgcatctttcgaaagatttttatgatgatatcacacagatttttaatctttagaTTAAAATCCAATAGACACAGTAGAAGGCAAAAAGCAactaagaaacaccataatAGACACTAAATTGCTATATcttcaagaaaaagaccaaatccaatataaatttcaaaacttacatgtgaagattcaaaaattacactgtaacttataaaagttacaatgtaagtttcataaattacagtgtaacttgtaagaaaatacactgtaaatttgagtgagaaaatcAAACTGAACCAAATTTGCTTCTATCTGCTAGTTATGTCAGCTAGCTTTTCACAGCGGTCAATTTGTTCCTATCCGTTGTCCGAACAGAGGAGGTCCCCCGTTGGTCTCGTTCAGAACACAATTTGTTGTCAATgcagagaaggagaagaaaacaaatgagCAGTGATATCTCTGAACTTTCGCTTACACATAGATAGCAAGCAGTCTAGTAGTGGACCAATCCGGCCTTCTGCACGCATACAGTCACTCACACGCTACTACGCTATCTTTACATGGagaacatatacatatattgcGACATAGAAGTGCATATGACATATAATTAGTGTGCACATGTgtgcatgctgctgctgcatgcagcGCTAGATTATTCGTTCGCAGCAGGTAGCGAAGTTGTGTGATCAGTTTTGTCAGGCGTGGTCCGGCTCACCAGGAAGAGCAGCGAGAacatcaggaggagcagcgaacaCATGGCGGTCTATGTCGTCAGGTGGACTAGCGAACACTTGGTCCGGATCATGGTCTACGTCATCAGGGGGGCTAGAGAACACGTAGCGGTGGTCTGGATCATGGTCTACGTCATCAGGGGGACTAGAGAGCACGtagtggccggcgcggagagGCCTCGGCagcatggccgccgccgtggtctTGCAGCCGTCGTAGCACTGCCCGAAGCAGGCCTCCACGGCGCCCTTGCCGTCTGCAAAACCAAACCAAGAATTAGTTGCCGCCACTGATGTGTCACGATCAAATTAAAGTTATTGCGTGCTTAGTTACCCGGAAGGAGGCGGTGGCAGGAGCCCAAGGCGCAGGAGAGTTGGCACTCCatgtcgccggcgaggcgggacgacgacgacgacgagtacaGCGTGGGCTTGTCCGGCTGGCACGTCTTGTCGCAGGCGTAGCTGCAGTAGTCGACCATGTTGTTCTCCCTGGCCATGCAGTCCTTGAAGCAGAAGTCGTAGCAGtcggcgtccgcgccgccggcgaggaatgtcagcgccaccaccacggccaccgCGCCGAGTGCAACAACTCGTCCCGTCGTAGTAGCCGCCATCGATCGCTTCCAACTCCGGACTTCCCTGCCACGATCGATGACACCGGACGCTGCGGGCGCCGCGGATTTTGTAGCGCGCGCCGCGGGCGGCTGATGCTCACGCCGGGCGCGTGGGCGTGGGGGAGCGCGCGCGTGAAGGCGAGAGTGCAAGCAAGCGAGCGAGAGAGCGAGCGAGTTGGTGCTTCGATCGAgtgggcggcgccgcggtgTGTGCGTGGGTGTAAGCAGTGTGTGACGCTTGCGGGCAACGGGCAGCGGCGCGCAGCGGCAGCGCGTACGTTTGTTGTTGCGGGCGGTTGCTGTGTCGGGGTTGGTGTGCCGTTGCGTGGCTTCGATCGGGGAGGGAGCGcggttgcagccttgcaggggCGGAAGGCGTGATATGGGCGGCCGTTTTCGGTGTAACGTTAAAATTGTAAGGCGGTGAAGGGATTGAAATCTTGGATTacggaaaaaaaaggaacgtGGAGATCTACCGGCGAAAACAGAACAAACTCAAGAAAATCGATGGCTACACGGTACAAGTCAAATTGAGGATTTGCCGGTTTCCTAAGCAACTGCCGAGCAACGGGAAAAAATCGTTTATAGGTGGCAAACAATTCCTTTTTCCCCCAATTGCACGGCTTACCCACACCCTCATATGCGTCCCGTAACATACTCTCAAAGAGGTAGATATTCCTGACTACGAGGATTTGAAACATAGTGCATGGAGTCCATCAGcgcattcccaacccaataactaaaatagtgtccatagcattaaataagttgccaccaagaacaaaaaaatgacgtggcaagtgaataaatgagaaaaaaaaggaaaccatatcttgcatgagacatgatttctacataacatccaagacatcatgtgagataagtagcattaaattaaagtatggaatagtggtgtttgcattggaagagtagtgtctagtattAGTTTCTTGATAATGTGAAATTTATGGAAACCAtatctagtgttatgggttgggactgctcTCACCGCACAATGGCAAACAATTTATTTGGATGAGACCTTAAGTTCGGTCTCGGGAAAAAGTTATGGTAGTACTACATCACTCGATTTTTTTAAATGGTAGTCCTGGCCGGCATGTATGAGCTTTAGTTATGAAGATTTAAtagttgtgtacttgtgttggAGAAAACCTTGTACTCCCTCCCTAAAATAAATACAAGGCGTGCATGCATTTGAAAATGTCGTGTTTATTTTGTTTACTATCAATAAGCTTACAATATACTCCTATGTTTAGTGCCACATGAGTGGTACCGTTGGATTTATATTTGAATATACTTTTTTGAGTGTTAATTTTGTAGATGCCGATGATATATATGAAAGATATTAATGATCAAAGTTTGACAGTAGAGACCGTGTCAAAAGATTGATATGCTTTAGGTTTCTCAACAGGCAAATAAAAATATGCAAGTCTGAACTCAAAATTATGAAGTAGGGAGGACACAAAAATGGACAAAGGCCATTGTAATTTTGATCCAACGGAAGCTATGTACTAAGGTGAAAAATCGAAGTGTTTAATATCCCTCCTTTCCTAGACCCCAGGCCATAGCCCACGGCAGCAAGATGAAAAATCAAAGTGTTTAAAATACCTCCTTTCTAGACGTCGCGGCCATGGCCCAGATAATAAGTACCTCGACATACAAAAAACTTAGCGTAAAATTTAGATACTCGAGTTACTTTCTCTCTCGTTGCATAGTTAAATGTCTTCAGTTTATAAACCACAACCCAAAAGTGCCTTTCAAGCAAGCCCAAGCCCGGTCCTGTGAATTTAGTGGCCCGAGTGAAACTAGAAAAATGGCCCTTTAATACAACTATAATAATATAACGATATTTCTAATAAATGtaatgcataaaaaaatattcttataaaACAAGTTATATATTTTACCTTAAAAATTTCTTCTAACATTTACCGATGCGAAGTCATTGACTATGGCATTAATATCAATTACTCATCAATAGCTCCTTTTTTTCAATGTATCAAGTCCTCTatccttctcttctttttttcttttctcacttCCAGATGCGTGCTTTTTGGGCAACATGATTTCACTGTAAATTTAAAAATGTATAAGTAATTTATGGAAATTATATCAAACTAAATTCAATTCATCATTATAATAAAAATGAGTGCTGGTAAATTATCAAGTTGAGATTTGAGAGCTAGAGAAAATGACTATTCACTACCCTAGTTGCACACTTGCACAGCTGGACTGTAGGATCCCTAAATCCCAAAATCAGAATTTCAGAAATCAGAAGAGAAGCAATTGGAGAGTAAAATTTGAATCCCAAACTTTAAACATATACACTTAGTATACATCAAAGGGGAGAGCAATTGGGTACATCTAGTAACTGAACGGAGAGATTTGCATGTTGCAACCGGCTGCCGGCGGCCGCCGAGGACGACACCGTCGACGCGCCCTAAACCCTCGCCCAGTCGCCCCTCGGAACAAGACGAGGAACAGAGGAAGGGCGGCAGAACATGGAAGTAGCGAACACGAGGCGATGGCGGAAGGAAGCCAATCGACGAAAATTTCTTCCTGTACGTGTCTCTTCCTCTCCTGGGCTAGTTTGGGCTAATGGGCTTCGTAATTCCCATGGGCTATTATCTACAGCATATATGGGGTTGGGCCCCTTCACTTCGTGGGCCCTGTGCGAAGGCACAGctcgaccccccccccccccccccccgggcggGCCTGAGCAAGCCAAATGGACAACACAAACATGGGCTTATGGAGAAAACACAAACTAGGAAGCTTTTGGCGTTTTTCCATCTCAGTTCAATGGTATCCACAAGACCACAATCCTCATGTGTGCTCTTAATTAGATGTTACTGATTGAATGTGTGCTCTTGTATGATCATCATATGTGGTATATATCTAGTTGAATAATTCGTCTTATAGTTTTAGATGGATTTTCATCAGAATGGCTTTTTCTTGGTGAGGTCTATAtatctagctttaattaataatggctatATCAAGAGAAATAAgtgtatttggaagcttaagttgTCAgttaagattaaaattttcgtgtggtacttgcttaaaggagttgtgttaactaaggataatttggcaaggTGTAACTGGAATGGCAGCTTGAGCTGTTCTTTTTGTTTGAAGAATGAGTCTATTCAACATCTCTTTATGAATTGTCATTTTGCGAAGTTCatatggagagcagttcagttctCTTTTAGTTTTAATCTTCCAGTtagcatatctcatatttttaatgGGTGTCTTTTGGGAGTTGATAAGAAAAGgagtaaactgatacttgttggagcttttgccatttgttgggcaatatggctgagtaggaacgatatggtttttgataaatcgCCATCATTTTCCTATATGCAGGTCATTTTCAGGACAACtcattggctccggttttgggcacaactacaaaggtgtgataAA
Proteins encoded in this window:
- the LOC127779607 gene encoding transcription factor TCP20-like; this encodes MPTLCAARIFQLTRELGHKSDGETVQWLLQQAELAIVTATGTGVGADIRRTLPLFPKLRPLQVAPPPPPHVGCRRGVRRCHIGFATMFAAHAAAAMPGLELGLSQDGHIGVLFARSLSQFYHQVGGASAAGQLPHPHHHHQHHQ
- the LOC127765639 gene encoding uncharacterized protein LOC127765639, translating into MAATTTGRVVALGAVAVVVALTFLAGGADADCYDFCFKDCMARENNMVDYCSYACDKTCQPDKPTLYSSSSSSRLAGDMECQLSCALGSCHRLLPDGKGAVEACFGQCYDGCKTTAAAMLPRPLRAGHYVLSSPPDDVDHDPDHRYVFSSPPDDVDHDPDQVFASPPDDIDRHVFAAPPDVLAALPGEPDHA